A genomic region of Micromonospora sp. NBC_01796 contains the following coding sequences:
- a CDS encoding glycosyltransferase family 39 protein, whose translation MKDAETVVMPRLAAEVGAEDPWGEDRDGRGRRDGRTDRGERGRSGVHRVGWRVAPWLVPGLLMGGLSARGVAAPGLWMDELATWGMATSTWRENLSPQRWADVTGTPYHLFMRVWVEYFGASDLSLRAPSMLAMTVAAALVGVLGARLFTPRVGLFAGVIFALLPTSTRYAQEARPYAFALLAAVLATLFLVLAIHRPKHWRFAAYAVAVVLLGLSHVVALVLIAGHGWAVLAFGRKVAYRWAVAASAGVLPVAGLLWLGSRYATRISRFPDAGGQLLAATPRELFGATAIGLVLLGLALFSLPLRYSAAIYTAWAVVPLLVLLLVAQVTPVGLPQSLIFTLPAWATLGAAALGRAPVHLGMVALVAIGLIGLPVQAAFRAPDGHRQATRQLAAIVDSGMRPGDGVVYRSAGGDGSWDGRGVLARYLSDDRQPADLLATGSVRVDGQLPTSECADVARCLGDTRRLWVVRLGTLADPIHDLGDRKEYVLRARYEVAQVWRVTGFTLALLVDERTAL comes from the coding sequence ATGAAGGATGCGGAAACCGTAGTCATGCCCCGGCTCGCGGCGGAGGTCGGAGCCGAGGATCCGTGGGGCGAGGACCGGGACGGGCGGGGACGCCGCGACGGGAGGACGGATCGCGGCGAGCGCGGCCGGTCCGGCGTCCACCGGGTCGGCTGGCGGGTCGCCCCATGGCTGGTGCCGGGGCTGCTGATGGGCGGGTTGAGCGCCCGGGGTGTCGCCGCGCCCGGACTCTGGATGGACGAACTCGCCACCTGGGGCATGGCGACCTCGACGTGGCGGGAGAACCTGTCCCCGCAGCGGTGGGCCGATGTCACCGGCACCCCGTACCACCTGTTCATGCGGGTGTGGGTGGAGTACTTCGGTGCCTCCGACCTGTCCCTGCGAGCCCCCTCGATGCTGGCCATGACCGTCGCCGCGGCACTCGTCGGGGTGCTGGGCGCGCGGCTGTTCACCCCGAGGGTCGGACTGTTCGCCGGGGTCATCTTCGCCCTGCTGCCGACCTCGACCAGGTACGCGCAGGAGGCCCGGCCGTACGCGTTCGCCCTGCTCGCCGCCGTACTCGCCACCCTGTTCCTGGTGCTGGCCATCCACCGGCCGAAGCACTGGAGGTTCGCGGCGTACGCGGTCGCGGTCGTGCTCCTGGGGCTCTCCCACGTCGTCGCGCTGGTGCTGATCGCCGGGCACGGGTGGGCGGTGCTCGCCTTCGGCCGGAAGGTGGCGTACCGGTGGGCGGTGGCGGCGTCCGCCGGTGTGCTGCCGGTGGCCGGACTGCTCTGGCTCGGTTCCCGGTACGCGACCCGGATCAGCCGGTTCCCCGATGCCGGCGGGCAGTTGCTCGCCGCCACCCCGAGAGAGCTGTTCGGCGCCACCGCGATCGGTCTGGTGCTGCTCGGGTTGGCGCTGTTCAGCCTCCCGCTGCGCTACTCCGCGGCCATCTACACCGCGTGGGCGGTGGTTCCGCTGCTCGTCCTGTTGCTGGTCGCGCAGGTGACGCCGGTGGGGCTGCCGCAGAGCCTGATCTTCACCCTCCCGGCCTGGGCCACGCTCGGCGCGGCGGCCCTCGGCCGGGCACCCGTCCATCTGGGGATGGTGGCGCTGGTCGCGATCGGGTTGATCGGACTGCCGGTCCAGGCGGCGTTCCGCGCACCCGACGGTCACCGCCAGGCCACCCGGCAGCTCGCCGCGATCGTCGATTCCGGGATGCGTCCCGGTGACGGTGTCGTCTACCGCTCGGCCGGTGGCGACGGGAGCTGGGACGGTAGGGGTGTGCTCGCGCGTTACCTGTCGGACGACCGGCAGCCGGCGGACCTGCTCGCCACCGGCTCGGTACGCGTAGACGGGCAGCTACCGACCAGCGAGTGCGCCGACGTCGCGCGGTGTCTCGGTGACACCCGCCGACTGTGGGTGGTCCGGCTCGGCACGCTGGCCGACCCGATCCACGACCTCGGCGACCGCAAGGAGTACGTGCTGCGTGCGCGGTACGAGGTGGCGCAGGTGTGGCGGGTCACCGGGTTCACCCTGGCCCTGCTGGTCGACGAGCGGACAGCGCTCTGA
- a CDS encoding ABC transporter substrate-binding protein, producing the protein MSDPERARPGRFRLGAAALGLALLAPLAACGSDTGGNGGVPTVNLYYPPEQNLQKVVDDCNAQAGGRYRIAYRILPRAADDQRVQLVRRLAAEDTGMDVLGLDVTWTQEFASAGWLREWTGEQRAEAERGTLAKPLETARYEDKLFAAPKNTNVQLLWYRFDLVDQPPRTWDEMIEASQQLKSRGGPYRVITMGAQYEGLVVLYNTLVASAGGQILNEEGTKAVFDDGAVRALEVLRRFATAGITTPSFSNTIEDQARLEFQSGGGAFQINWPFVYPAMQEADPEMAKKVRWARIPGVDPQTPSRVTIGGVNLAVSRYSRHPEESFEAASCLRSPDHQKFSAINDGVPPTIESVYADPEMAQAYPMRDTILEELKDAATRPRSPAYQNISTVLSATLSPPSGIRPEQTADRLRDAAQDALESKGVLP; encoded by the coding sequence ATGAGTGACCCCGAGCGGGCCCGACCCGGACGTTTCCGGCTCGGTGCGGCCGCCCTCGGGCTGGCCCTGCTGGCCCCGTTGGCCGCCTGCGGCTCCGACACCGGCGGGAACGGCGGCGTCCCCACCGTCAACCTCTACTACCCGCCGGAGCAGAACCTCCAGAAGGTGGTCGACGACTGCAACGCCCAGGCCGGCGGGCGGTACCGGATCGCGTACCGGATCCTGCCCCGGGCGGCCGACGACCAGCGGGTGCAACTGGTCCGCCGGTTGGCTGCCGAGGACACCGGGATGGACGTACTCGGGCTGGACGTGACCTGGACCCAGGAGTTCGCCAGCGCCGGCTGGCTGCGGGAGTGGACCGGCGAACAGCGGGCCGAGGCCGAGCGGGGCACCCTGGCCAAGCCGCTGGAGACCGCCCGGTACGAGGACAAGCTCTTCGCCGCACCGAAGAACACCAACGTGCAACTGCTGTGGTACCGGTTCGACCTGGTCGACCAGCCGCCCCGTACCTGGGACGAGATGATCGAGGCGTCCCAGCAGCTCAAGTCGCGGGGCGGGCCGTACCGGGTGATCACCATGGGCGCCCAGTACGAGGGCCTCGTGGTCCTCTACAACACGCTGGTCGCCAGCGCCGGGGGGCAGATCCTCAACGAGGAGGGGACCAAGGCCGTCTTCGACGACGGCGCGGTACGGGCACTGGAGGTCCTGCGTCGGTTCGCCACCGCGGGCATCACCACCCCGTCCTTCTCGAACACGATCGAGGACCAGGCCCGGCTGGAGTTCCAGTCCGGCGGCGGGGCCTTCCAGATCAACTGGCCGTTCGTCTACCCGGCCATGCAGGAGGCCGACCCGGAAATGGCCAAGAAGGTCAGGTGGGCGCGCATTCCCGGCGTGGACCCGCAGACCCCGAGTCGGGTGACCATCGGCGGAGTGAACCTCGCGGTCAGCCGCTACTCGCGCCACCCGGAGGAGTCCTTCGAAGCGGCGAGCTGCCTGCGCAGCCCCGACCACCAGAAGTTCTCAGCGATCAACGACGGCGTACCGCCCACGATCGAGAGTGTCTACGCCGACCCGGAGATGGCGCAGGCGTACCCGATGCGCGACACCATTCTCGAGGAGCTGAAGGACGCGGCGACCCGACCGCGCAGCCCCGCCTACCAGAACATCTCCACCGTCCTGTCGGCGACGCTCTCCCCACCGAGCGGTATCCGGCCCGAACAGACCGCCGACCGGTTGCGGGACGCGGCACAGGACGCGCTGGAGTCCAAGGGGGTACTGCCGTGA
- a CDS encoding DMT family transporter yields MTPLAILLALCAAACFALGAALQQRAARREPPHNTFDPRLFMRLLRRPTWLLGKLPDITGTVLQAVALRYGPLTLVQPLLISGMFLAIPLEAALDRRRPHPRDVIAVTSCVIGLGAFLIVARPRPGVPEPSVMAWVGVGLASGLVVVICLALAHRATSALRGTLLGVATGIFYSGVAVLLKAFTGRVFADPFSALTDWHLYALILVGLGGVMLNQNAFQNGPLAAPLTAITLVDPVASVVIGVTAFHETLSISGLRLLIEVPAVLAMIFGIWLASTRPGGRGGGGEKPGPDPDV; encoded by the coding sequence GTGACCCCCCTCGCGATCCTGCTGGCCCTCTGCGCCGCCGCCTGCTTCGCCCTGGGAGCCGCCCTACAGCAACGCGCCGCCCGGCGGGAACCGCCGCACAACACCTTCGACCCCCGGCTGTTCATGCGGCTGCTGCGCCGGCCCACGTGGCTGCTGGGCAAGCTGCCCGACATCACCGGCACCGTGCTCCAGGCGGTCGCGCTCCGGTACGGTCCGCTGACCCTGGTCCAACCGTTGCTGATCAGCGGCATGTTCCTGGCCATTCCGCTGGAGGCGGCGCTGGACCGCAGACGTCCGCACCCCCGCGACGTCATCGCCGTCACCTCGTGCGTGATCGGGCTCGGGGCCTTCCTCATCGTCGCGCGCCCCCGGCCGGGCGTGCCCGAGCCGTCGGTGATGGCCTGGGTCGGGGTGGGGCTCGCCAGCGGCCTGGTCGTGGTGATCTGTCTCGCGCTCGCCCACCGTGCCACGAGCGCGCTGCGCGGCACCCTGCTCGGGGTCGCCACCGGGATCTTCTACTCCGGGGTGGCGGTCCTGCTCAAGGCGTTCACCGGACGGGTCTTCGCCGACCCGTTCTCGGCACTCACCGACTGGCACCTCTACGCCCTGATCCTGGTCGGTCTGGGTGGCGTGATGCTGAACCAGAACGCGTTCCAGAACGGTCCGCTCGCCGCACCGCTGACCGCGATCACCCTGGTCGACCCGGTGGCCAGCGTGGTGATCGGCGTGACCGCGTTCCACGAGACCCTCTCGATCAGCGGGCTGCGGCTGCTCATCGAGGTGCCCGCCGTACTCGCCATGATCTTCGGGATCTGGTTGGCCAGCACCCGGCCCGGTGGTCGGGGCGGCGGCGGGGAGAAACCCGGACCGGATCCCGACGTCTGA
- a CDS encoding carbohydrate ABC transporter permease — protein MAAADTTVAAKWRWGLLDLVVVVFALVPVLWIASLSFKTTATLTDGNFIPREWTLDNYRTIFETDQFVWALANSIGIALIATAIAVVLGTMAAYAVARLDFPGKKLLVGVSLLIAMFPQVSLVSPLFEIERSLGLFDTWPGLILPYITFALPLAIYTLSAFFKQIPWDLEKAAKMDGATQGQAFRRVIAPLAAPGVFTTAILVFIFCWNDFLFAISLTSTERSRTVPVALSFFTGESQFEDPTGAICAAAVVITIPIILFVLFFQRRIVSGLTSGAVKG, from the coding sequence ATGGCGGCCGCCGACACGACCGTCGCGGCGAAGTGGCGGTGGGGACTGCTGGACCTGGTCGTGGTGGTCTTCGCGCTGGTCCCGGTGCTCTGGATCGCCTCGCTGTCGTTCAAGACCACCGCCACGCTCACCGACGGCAATTTCATTCCCCGCGAATGGACGCTGGACAACTACCGGACCATCTTCGAGACCGACCAGTTCGTCTGGGCACTGGCGAACTCGATCGGGATCGCGTTGATCGCGACGGCGATAGCCGTGGTGCTCGGCACGATGGCCGCGTACGCGGTCGCCCGGCTCGACTTCCCCGGCAAGAAGCTGCTCGTCGGGGTCTCCCTGCTGATCGCGATGTTCCCACAGGTGTCGCTGGTCTCGCCGCTGTTCGAGATCGAGCGGTCGCTGGGACTCTTCGACACCTGGCCGGGCCTGATCCTGCCGTACATCACGTTCGCGCTGCCGCTGGCCATCTACACGCTCTCGGCGTTCTTCAAGCAGATCCCGTGGGACCTGGAGAAGGCGGCCAAGATGGACGGCGCGACCCAGGGACAGGCGTTCCGTCGGGTGATCGCGCCGCTGGCCGCGCCGGGGGTGTTCACCACCGCGATCCTGGTCTTCATCTTCTGCTGGAACGACTTCCTGTTCGCGATCTCGCTCACCTCCACCGAGCGGTCCCGTACGGTGCCGGTCGCGTTGTCGTTCTTCACCGGTGAGTCGCAGTTCGAGGACCCGACCGGGGCGATCTGCGCGGCCGCGGTCGTGATCACCATTCCGATCATTCTGTTCGTGCTGTTCTTCCAGCGTCGCATCGTGTCCGGTCTGACCTCCGGCGCAGTCAAGGGGTGA
- a CDS encoding carbohydrate ABC transporter permease yields MSRPDTDTTPDRAASGKAEQAGPPARIPRQRGGRAPLSEGKRAERRLAWLLCAPAAFVMLAVTAYPILYSVWLSLQRFDLKFPDQREFVGLANYATVLSNEYWWTAFGVTMLITVVTVAVELVLGMGLAIVMHRTIVGRGLVRTAALIPYGIVTVVAAFSWRYAWTPGTGYLATLFGEGAPLTERASALGIIMVAEIWKTTPFMALLLMAGLALVPEDLLKAASMDGATGWQRFTKVMLPVMKPAILVALLFRTLDAFRVFDNIFVLTAGSNETSSVSMLAYNNLIRGLNLGIGSTMSVLIFLTVAIIAFVFVKLFGTAAPGSTDEGRR; encoded by the coding sequence GTGAGCCGACCCGATACCGACACCACACCGGACCGGGCCGCCTCGGGGAAGGCCGAACAGGCCGGTCCGCCGGCCCGGATCCCGCGACAGCGCGGCGGGCGGGCGCCACTGAGCGAGGGCAAGCGGGCAGAACGCCGACTGGCCTGGCTGCTCTGCGCCCCGGCGGCGTTCGTGATGCTCGCGGTCACCGCGTACCCGATTCTTTATTCGGTCTGGTTGTCGCTGCAACGCTTCGACCTCAAGTTCCCGGACCAGCGGGAGTTCGTCGGGCTCGCCAACTACGCCACCGTGCTGAGCAACGAGTACTGGTGGACGGCCTTCGGCGTGACGATGCTGATCACCGTCGTGACGGTCGCGGTCGAGCTGGTGCTCGGCATGGGACTGGCCATCGTCATGCACCGGACCATCGTCGGGCGCGGGCTGGTCCGCACCGCGGCCCTGATCCCGTACGGGATCGTCACCGTCGTCGCGGCCTTCTCCTGGCGGTACGCCTGGACGCCCGGCACGGGTTACCTGGCCACCCTGTTCGGTGAGGGCGCGCCGTTGACCGAACGGGCGAGCGCGCTCGGGATCATCATGGTCGCCGAGATCTGGAAGACGACCCCGTTCATGGCGCTGTTGCTGATGGCGGGGCTGGCCCTGGTCCCCGAGGACCTGCTCAAGGCGGCCTCGATGGACGGGGCCACCGGCTGGCAGCGGTTCACCAAGGTGATGCTGCCGGTGATGAAACCGGCGATCCTGGTCGCCCTGCTGTTCCGGACCCTGGACGCGTTCCGCGTCTTCGACAACATCTTCGTGCTGACCGCCGGATCGAACGAGACCTCGTCGGTGTCGATGCTCGCCTACAACAACCTGATCAGAGGGCTGAACCTCGGCATCGGTTCGACCATGTCGGTGCTCATCTTCCTGACCGTGGCGATCATCGCGTTCGTCTTCGTGAAGCTGTTCGGCACCGCTGCCCCGGGCAGCACCGACGAGGGGAGGCGCTGA
- a CDS encoding Hsp20/alpha crystallin family protein, whose protein sequence is MVLTFDPFRDFDRLAGQVFGTAGGGAATMAMPMDLYRSGDHFVLHCDLAGIDPGSVDVSVDGRVLTIRAERSARTDADVQWVRRERATGTFERRLTMGDGLDLDRISATWQDGVLTLTIPVAEQAKPRRIPIGTTGGPALDGSATDQVALDRS, encoded by the coding sequence GTGGTGCTGACTTTCGATCCTTTCCGCGACTTCGACCGTCTGGCCGGTCAGGTGTTCGGCACCGCCGGGGGCGGTGCCGCGACCATGGCGATGCCGATGGACCTGTACCGATCCGGTGACCACTTCGTGCTGCACTGCGACCTCGCCGGCATCGACCCCGGCTCGGTCGACGTGAGCGTCGACGGCCGGGTCCTGACCATCCGGGCCGAGCGCAGCGCCCGCACCGACGCCGACGTGCAGTGGGTACGGCGCGAGCGCGCCACCGGCACGTTCGAGCGGCGGCTGACCATGGGCGACGGCCTCGACCTCGACCGGATCAGCGCGACCTGGCAGGACGGTGTGCTGACCCTGACGATCCCGGTCGCCGAGCAGGCCAAGCCCCGCCGGATTCCGATCGGCACGACCGGCGGCCCGGCGCTGGACGGCTCCGCCACCGACCAGGTTGCCCTCGACAGGTCCTGA
- a CDS encoding glycosyltransferase family 2 protein, translating to MSERPGTIRPGSARRRPGRRQRNISARVAYAGCGTTAGPLVPPRAEESPVEFRHVASPASRLVLTVLVFVNAGAGLLFVGWLMLPGHVPGAGGSGLGAWQTMLARIGFCVVVAVELIRIAQNVSVWVFAYNAKDPVPVDPPIGLRVALLTTIVPSKEPIEVAERTLRRMRQIVYCGPVDVWILDEGDDPAVKEMAARLGVRHFSRKGRPEYNQPSGEFRARTKSGNHNAWRAEHEHRYDVVANVDPDHVPLPGFLERTLGYFRDPDVAFVVTPQVYGNMHQNWVAHGASVQQYLYNGLIARGGNGLDAPLLTGTGHLYRPSAWRTIGGYQDSIIEDHLTSIRIHAAANPTTGNRWKGVYTPDVVAIGEGPTSWADYMNQQKRWAAGIWEILVRPDLRAPRDLGSRRRWQYRLLQFYYPSVAVSLLLGNLATALYMLTGVSTVQLDTRVWAVLWGSTIVTWFMLWLWLRRYNIARHEREEIGVVGMALALFVGPIYVAAGLAAVLRRRLAFVVTAKGKLRTTESLGTFRLHFLWAGFAAAMLVLSFVLDHSYPLLRVWPALTLVASLAPPAIAIVTGLVARVEQRDDPTGAPTQGTAGHGDTARWAIYYVDGHGRNEWSPPAAVRIDAGVHGRLDPGGYARLDTGGHTRLDAGGHTRPAHTPRNG from the coding sequence ATGTCCGAGCGCCCCGGCACCATCCGGCCCGGGTCGGCCCGCCGACGTCCCGGCCGCCGGCAGCGCAACATCAGCGCCCGGGTCGCGTACGCGGGCTGCGGGACCACCGCCGGCCCGCTCGTCCCACCACGGGCGGAGGAGTCGCCGGTCGAGTTCCGCCACGTCGCCTCGCCCGCGTCGAGACTGGTCCTGACCGTCCTGGTGTTCGTCAACGCCGGCGCCGGACTGCTCTTCGTCGGCTGGCTGATGCTGCCCGGACACGTACCCGGAGCGGGCGGGTCCGGGTTGGGGGCCTGGCAGACGATGCTGGCCCGGATCGGCTTCTGCGTGGTCGTCGCCGTCGAGCTGATCCGCATCGCGCAGAACGTGTCGGTCTGGGTCTTCGCGTACAACGCCAAGGACCCGGTCCCGGTCGACCCACCGATCGGCCTGCGGGTCGCCCTGCTCACCACGATCGTGCCGAGCAAGGAACCGATCGAGGTCGCCGAGCGGACCCTGCGCCGGATGAGACAGATCGTCTACTGCGGACCGGTGGACGTCTGGATTCTCGACGAGGGCGACGACCCGGCCGTGAAGGAGATGGCCGCGCGGCTCGGCGTACGTCACTTCAGCCGCAAGGGGCGGCCGGAGTACAACCAGCCCAGCGGCGAGTTCCGGGCCCGGACGAAGTCGGGCAACCACAACGCCTGGCGGGCGGAGCACGAGCACCGCTACGACGTGGTCGCCAACGTCGACCCCGACCACGTACCGCTGCCCGGTTTCCTCGAGCGCACGCTCGGCTACTTCCGCGACCCGGACGTCGCGTTCGTGGTGACGCCGCAGGTCTACGGCAACATGCACCAGAACTGGGTCGCCCACGGGGCCTCGGTCCAGCAGTACCTCTACAACGGGCTGATCGCGCGCGGCGGGAACGGACTGGACGCGCCGTTGCTCACCGGCACCGGCCACCTCTACCGGCCCTCGGCGTGGCGGACCATCGGCGGCTACCAGGACTCGATCATCGAGGACCACCTGACCAGCATCCGGATCCACGCCGCGGCCAACCCGACGACCGGGAACCGGTGGAAGGGCGTCTACACCCCCGACGTGGTGGCGATCGGGGAGGGCCCCACGTCCTGGGCGGACTACATGAACCAGCAGAAACGGTGGGCGGCCGGCATCTGGGAGATCCTGGTCCGCCCCGACCTGCGGGCCCCGCGCGACCTCGGCTCCCGGCGGCGCTGGCAGTACCGCCTGCTCCAGTTCTACTACCCGAGCGTGGCGGTCAGCCTGCTGCTGGGCAACCTGGCCACCGCGCTCTACATGCTCACCGGCGTGAGCACGGTCCAACTCGACACCCGGGTCTGGGCGGTGCTCTGGGGCTCGACCATCGTCACCTGGTTCATGCTCTGGCTCTGGCTGCGCCGCTACAACATCGCCCGACACGAACGCGAGGAGATCGGCGTCGTGGGCATGGCACTGGCCCTGTTCGTGGGACCGATCTACGTGGCGGCGGGACTCGCCGCCGTGCTGCGCCGCCGGCTCGCCTTCGTGGTCACCGCCAAGGGCAAGCTGCGTACCACCGAGTCGCTCGGCACGTTCCGGCTGCACTTCCTCTGGGCCGGCTTCGCCGCCGCCATGCTCGTGCTGAGTTTCGTCCTGGACCACAGCTACCCGCTGCTGCGGGTCTGGCCGGCGCTCACCCTGGTGGCGAGCCTGGCCCCGCCCGCGATCGCGATCGTGACCGGACTGGTGGCGCGCGTCGAGCAGCGCGACGACCCGACCGGCGCCCCTACTCAGGGCACGGCGGGGCACGGCGACACGGCCCGGTGGGCCATCTACTACGTCGACGGGCACGGCCGCAACGAGTGGTCACCCCCGGCCGCGGTACGCATCGACGCCGGCGTGCACGGTCGGCTCGATCCGGGCGGGTACGCCCGACTGGACACCGGCGGTCACACACGGTTGGACGCGGGCGGTCACACCCGACCGGCGCACACGCCAAGGAACGGTTGA
- a CDS encoding ABC transporter ATP-binding protein, with amino-acid sequence MADIVLDKVSKKFPDGTVAVHDVDLEIADGEFVILVGPSGCGKSTTLNMIAGLEDISGGELRIGGQRVNDRAPRDRDIAMVFQSYALYPNMTVRENMAFPLRLAKLDKATIERKVDDAARVLELTALLDRKPANLSGGQRQRVAMGRAIVRNPKAFLMDEPLSNLDAKLRVQMRTVVSRLQKQLGTTTVYVTHDQTEAMTLGDRVVIMRAGAVQQVGPPQELYDNPVNLFVAGFIGSPSMNFLHAEVADGRLRTAVGELPLGDRLRRELEAADAPRNLILGIRPEHFEDAVLVDDDTRERGVEFEAPVDIVESMGSDKYVYLSVEGERATAAELEELAADAGAEGLGGSGADLVTRLSAESTVAEGESRRIWFNLEKIHLFDPTNGRNLTLHEGRAAGALAS; translated from the coding sequence GTGGCTGACATCGTGCTGGACAAGGTGAGCAAGAAGTTCCCGGACGGGACCGTGGCGGTCCACGACGTCGACCTGGAGATCGCCGACGGCGAGTTCGTGATCCTGGTCGGCCCGTCGGGCTGCGGCAAGTCGACCACCCTGAACATGATCGCCGGGCTGGAGGACATCAGCGGCGGTGAACTGCGGATCGGCGGCCAGCGGGTCAACGACAGGGCGCCCCGGGACCGGGACATCGCCATGGTCTTCCAGTCGTACGCCCTCTACCCGAACATGACGGTCCGGGAGAACATGGCGTTCCCGCTCCGGCTGGCGAAGCTGGACAAGGCGACGATCGAGCGGAAGGTCGACGACGCCGCCCGGGTGTTGGAACTGACCGCACTGCTGGACCGCAAACCGGCGAACCTCTCCGGCGGCCAGCGCCAGCGGGTGGCCATGGGCCGGGCCATCGTCCGCAACCCGAAGGCGTTCCTGATGGACGAGCCGCTGTCCAACCTGGACGCGAAACTGCGGGTCCAGATGCGTACGGTGGTGTCCCGGTTGCAGAAGCAGCTCGGCACGACAACCGTCTACGTCACCCACGACCAGACCGAGGCGATGACGCTCGGTGACCGGGTGGTGATCATGCGGGCCGGAGCCGTGCAGCAGGTCGGCCCACCCCAGGAGCTGTACGACAACCCGGTGAACCTGTTCGTCGCCGGGTTCATCGGCTCGCCGTCGATGAACTTCCTGCACGCCGAGGTGGCCGACGGCCGGCTGCGTACGGCCGTCGGCGAACTGCCGCTGGGCGACCGTCTCCGGCGGGAACTGGAGGCCGCCGACGCACCACGGAACCTGATCCTCGGCATCCGCCCCGAACACTTCGAGGACGCGGTCCTGGTCGACGACGACACCCGGGAGCGCGGGGTGGAGTTCGAGGCGCCGGTCGACATCGTCGAGTCGATGGGCTCGGACAAGTACGTCTACCTCAGCGTCGAGGGGGAGCGGGCCACCGCCGCCGAGCTGGAGGAACTCGCCGCCGACGCGGGTGCCGAGGGACTGGGCGGCTCCGGTGCGGACCTGGTGACCCGGCTGTCGGCGGAGTCGACGGTGGCCGAGGGCGAGAGCCGGCGGATCTGGTTCAACCTGGAGAAGATCCATCTGTTCGACCCGACCAACGGCCGCAACCTCACCCTGCACGAGGGCCGGGCGGCGGGCGCTCTCGCCTCCTGA